A stretch of Henckelia pumila isolate YLH828 chromosome 4, ASM3356847v2, whole genome shotgun sequence DNA encodes these proteins:
- the LOC140862668 gene encoding uncharacterized protein — protein sequence MKRLMACNPHFKYHPRCLPLCITHLSYADDLLLFTLGDRLSTSLMFECLTRFGDMLGVKVNLEKSNIYLAGMNADEKDCILGSLGISEGVLPFRYLGIPLYSSRLKASDYGVLLDAIRRIIASWPAHTLSYAGKFDLIRSVIQRVECYWLSILPIPEYVVKDIERLCRKFVWPAKRPPIAWDRVCRPKEDGGLGIKDISVWNKALLAKTLWKIHLKKDSLWIKWINEEFSEYGDVWHWVWKKELSKLIKELLSIRDFIVDRVGSVDGAIDEMERWFGPHNGLRKAYAFFIGGNGIWPWKPLVLKSYILPKHKIILWLLSHGKLFTRDRLGFVDKKICPLCKTGEESNAHLFFDCGVLGFLWNRVRDWLGMRKRMTSRHSILQAFRGIYRGSSMMARMRVVALAACIYQVWTARNRASFEDIDPVMDEMFSRVPILVFRCIPSVPEISLT from the coding sequence ATGAAACGTCTTATGGCTTGCAACCCACATTTCAAATACCACCCGAGATGCCTGCCACTTTGTATTACACACTTGTCCTATGCGGATGATTTATTGCTCTTTACTCTGGGAGATCGCCTTAGCACTTCTTTGATGTTCGAGTGTCTCACTAGATTTGGAGATATGTTGGGTGTGAAAGTTAACTTGGAAAAATCTAATATTTACTTGGCAGGAATGAATGCGGATGAGAAGGATTGTATTCTTGGCTCTTTGGGTATCAGTGAAGGCGTACTACCATTTCGGTATCTTGGCATCCCACTTTATTCATCAAGATTGAAAGCCTCGGACTATGGAGTTCTTCTTGATGCTATTCGACGGATAATTGCGTCTTGGCCAGCTCACACTCTTTCTTATGCGGGTAAATTTGATCTCATACGTTCGGTAATACAACGGGTTGAGTGCTATTGGCTTTCTATTCTACCTATCCCGGAGTACGTAGTGAAAGATATAGAACGACTGTGTCGAAAGTTTGTATGGCCAGCTAAGCGACCACCGATTGCTTGGGATAGGGTGTGTAGACCGAAAGAAGATGGAGGATTGGGAATTAAGGATATATCAGTGTGGAACAAGGCCTTACTTGCAAAGACTCTTTGGAAAATTCACTTGAAAAAAGATAGTCTTTGGATCAAATGGATTAATGAGGAGTTTTCGGAATATGGAGATGTGTGGCATTGGGTGTGGAAAAAAGAGCTTTCGAAATTGATCAAGGAGTTACTTTCCATCCGAGACTTCATTGTGGATCGAGTGGGGTCTGTTGATGGTGCTATTGATGAGATGGAGAGATGGTTTGGTCCTCATAATGGGTTGAGGAAGGCTTATGCATTCTTTATTGGAGGAAACGGAATTTGGCCATGGAAACCTCTAGTGTTGAAGTCATACATTCTACCGAAGCACAaaatcatactttggttgttgTCACATGGGAAGTTATTTACCCGAGATAGACTGGGATTTGTGGATAAAAAAATTTGCCCCTTATGCAAGACGGGTGAGGAGTCTAATGCTCACTTATTCTTTGATTGTGGGGTGTTGGGTTTCCTTTGGAATAGGGTTCGAGATTGGTTGGGTATGAGGAAGAGGATGACTTCACGACATTCGATTTTGCAGGCCTTCAGGGGAATTTACAGGGGGTCTTCGATGATGGCAAGAATGAGAGTGGTGGCCCTTGCAGCTTGTATCTATCAGGTGTGGACTGCGCGCAACAGAGCTTCTTTTGAGGACATCGACCCGGTGATGGATGAGATGTTCTCTAGAGTACCGATTTTAGTGTTTCGATGTATACCGTCAGTACCTGAGATTAGTTTAACTTGA
- the LOC140866442 gene encoding probable NADH dehydrogenase [ubiquinone] 1 alpha subcomplex subunit 5, mitochondrial, which yields MFLRRVARPLMMAARVKETTGIVGLDVVPNAREVLIGLYSKTLNEIKAVPEDEGYRKSVESFTRHRLKVCQEEADWESIEKKLGCGQVEELIEEAQDELKLIGHMIEWNPWGIPDDYECEVIENDAPVPKHIPLHRPGPLPEEFYKTLEAVDTGTLNQAISSSKKEDPAIA from the exons ATGTTTCTCCGACGGGTGGCGCGGCCGTTGATGATGGCGGCGAGAGTGAAGGAGACTACGGGAATCGTAGGCCTTGACGTCGTCCCTAATGCTAGAGAAGTGCTGATCGGACTTTACTCCAAAACCCTAAACGAGATCAAGGCGGTGCCGGAGGACGAGGGCTACCGGAAATCCGTGGAGAGTTTCACTCGCCACCGCCTCAAGGTCTGTCAGGAGGAGGCGGATTGGGAATCCATCGAGAAAAAGCTCGGATGTGGCCAGGTCGAGGAGCTGATCGAAGAAGCTCAGGATGAGCTCAAGCTCATCGGTCACATGATTG AATGGAACCCATGGGGTATTCCCGATGACTATGAATGTGAAGTTATTGAGAATGATGCTCCAGTGCCGAAGCATATTCCCTTGCATCGACCCGGTCCTCTCCCAGAAGAGTTTTATAAGACGTTGGAAGCTGTTGACACTGGCACCTTAAATCAAGCTATTTCGAGCTCAAAGAAAGAGGATCCTGCGATCGCGTAA